In a single window of the Hydrogenobaculum sp. 3684 genome:
- a CDS encoding SMR family transporter, with amino-acid sequence MIYWLALFLALFLNAFSNIAVKIGAIKSSKLFILAGLIGFGIQFLFYAFALKKINLSIAYPIMVGSGFFIISLFSYFYLKEHMNIYDFVGMVLIFVGILLISIR; translated from the coding sequence ATGATATACTGGTTAGCTCTTTTTTTAGCTCTTTTTCTTAATGCTTTTTCAAATATAGCTGTAAAAATAGGTGCTATTAAAAGCTCAAAACTTTTCATATTGGCTGGTCTTATAGGTTTTGGTATTCAATTTTTGTTTTACGCTTTTGCTCTAAAAAAGATAAATTTAAGTATTGCCTATCCTATTATGGTAGGTAGTGGGTTTTTTATTATAAGTTTATTTTCTTATTTTTATCTAAAAGAGCATATGAATATATACGATTTTGTTGGTATGGTTCTTATATTTGTTGGTATTTTGCTTATAAGTATAAGATAA